A part of Sander vitreus isolate 19-12246 chromosome 8, sanVit1, whole genome shotgun sequence genomic DNA contains:
- the lysmd4 gene encoding lysM and putative peptidoglycan-binding domain-containing protein 4, translated as MRRGEHVSQAFQAPVDVHASADGQVYMFNRRPNESTVSSDEELNVMEMRPRVFQEQEQDSLRNIQLLEREVLDGDSLNKLALQYGCKVADIKRVNNLMQGQDLFALKFIKIPVQKHSFLTEMYTDLGDPQGEIPHSSTTPVKPQDRARAQPHLQEVTDFLMDVDQDIEKLIQITNDQDEDFLLNSEKQQKFGSRGQRLTSHGADWGIQWWNAVVAMLLIGIVLPLFYVIYFKTKDNGVVLPTDGSGALQSSTISSNSSGTGLSTRGPG; from the exons ATGCGGCGAGGGGAGCACGTTTCACAGGCTTTCCAGGCCCCGGTGGATGTCCATGCCAGTGCAGATGGCCAGGTTTACATGTTCAATAGGAGGCCCAATGAGTCTACTGTATCCTCAGATGAGGAGCTTAACGTCATGGAGATGAGGCCGCGGGTTTTCCAAGAGCAAGAACAGGACAGTCTGAGGAACATCCAGCTGCTGGAGCGGGAGGTGTTAGATGGTGACAGCCTCAACAAGCTTGCACTACAATATGGCTGTAAG GTGGCAGATATAAAGCGGGTGAACAACCTTATGCAGGGACAAGATTTATTTGCACTGAAATTTATCAAAATACCTGTTCAGAAACACAGCTTTTTAACAGAGATGTACACAGACCTAGGTGACCCTCAAGGTGAAATACCACATTCATCCACCACACCAGTGAAGCCTCAGGACCGAGCCAGAGCCCAACCACATCTGCAGGAGGTCACAGACTTTCTAATGGATGTGGACCAAGATATTGAAAAACTGATTCAGATCACAAATGATCAAGATGAGGATTTCTTGTTAAActcagaaaaacagcaaaagttTGGTTCCAGAGGACAGCGCCTGACCAGTCACGGCGCAGACTGGGgcatccagtggtggaatgctGTAGTGGCCATGCTCCTGATAGGCATCGTCCTGCcattattttatgtaatttatttcaaaacaaaagataATGGAGTAGTTTTACCAACAGATGGTAGTGGTGCTTTACAGTCATCCACCATCTCCTCAAACTCCTCGGGGACAGGCCTTAGTACAAGAGGACCAGGATAG